A single window of uncultured Pseudodesulfovibrio sp. DNA harbors:
- a CDS encoding bifunctional riboflavin kinase/FAD synthetase yields MIVARTIEELQDVVGESCVTIGNFDGVHRGHQKLIELACLRAKSQGLVSVVVTFDPHPLRVLRDDKTPPFITLTEQKLELISQHGPQVCLLLEFSMEMAKLSPEEFVKKYLVDGLGMKEMIIGYDYHLGKARSGNFEILTNLGEKHGFSVDRLDPVSIDNAVVSSTRIRDLVQAGTVWPARPLLGRFYQIKGEVVHGMNRGGKLLGFPTANLKLVDELFPKPGVYAIWVEVDNVVHMGVANIGKNPTFGNDALSVEAHILDFSGDIYGSDIRIHFVQRIRDEKKFNGIDELKDRIAKDIDLGRQLLSQPEAAIKLTRPDLGRTNG; encoded by the coding sequence ATGATCGTCGCAAGGACCATAGAGGAACTTCAGGACGTCGTCGGAGAGTCATGCGTGACTATCGGAAATTTCGACGGCGTTCATAGAGGCCACCAAAAACTCATTGAATTGGCATGCTTGCGTGCCAAATCACAAGGCCTCGTCAGTGTGGTCGTCACTTTTGATCCCCACCCTTTACGGGTTCTGCGGGATGACAAAACTCCACCCTTCATTACGTTGACCGAACAAAAGCTGGAACTCATCTCCCAGCATGGCCCACAAGTTTGTCTGCTCTTGGAATTCTCCATGGAAATGGCCAAACTCTCACCCGAGGAATTCGTCAAAAAATACCTCGTAGATGGACTGGGCATGAAGGAAATGATTATCGGATATGATTATCATCTGGGCAAAGCCAGGTCTGGTAATTTTGAAATCCTGACAAACCTTGGTGAAAAACACGGTTTCTCCGTAGACCGTCTTGATCCGGTTTCCATCGACAATGCCGTGGTCAGTTCAACCCGTATTCGCGATTTGGTCCAAGCCGGAACAGTCTGGCCTGCACGACCGCTGCTCGGCCGTTTTTATCAGATCAAAGGTGAAGTTGTGCACGGCATGAATCGGGGTGGCAAGCTGCTCGGATTTCCTACTGCAAACCTCAAACTAGTCGATGAACTTTTCCCCAAACCCGGCGTTTACGCGATCTGGGTTGAAGTTGACAACGTCGTCCACATGGGCGTGGCAAATATAGGGAAAAACCCGACTTTCGGAAATGATGCGTTGTCCGTGGAAGCACATATTCTCGACTTTTCGGGCGATATATATGGCTCAGATATCCGCATACATTTTGTACAACGTATTCGTGACGAAAAGAAATTCAACGGAATAGATGAACTAAAAGACCGCATAGCCAAAGATATTGATCTGGGTCGCCAGCTCTTGTCCCAACCTGAAGCGGCCATCAAACTGACCCGACCCGACCTGGGCCGTACCAACGGATAA
- a CDS encoding M48 family metalloprotease, with amino-acid sequence MTRRLLAPLPAFFAALLLIFTPLGDAHANSLLGDKLTLRDENKMGREFDQVIRSQMGMVGDTYITDFVADVVERIVEGKRPMPFKVKSAVIANPLMNAFAIPGGFIYIFTGLIQEVTSECQLAGVVSHELAHVSQRHVVHRIEKQKKIGLLSTVGVLTGLLLGIASGSGDGAAVGTALAMGSSGAATQAMLNYSREDENEADHVGLNALVKAGYNPQGMPQMFEIMQKNRWFDSGSQMPAYLSTHPGTADRITYLNDRIARMPKEFSQRTDDNTRLHRVQVLVRAKMSPANTALAYWNDKKASGLTPMEHAGRGIALTRLKKMDEAEKAYEIALEQDGNDPLISREAGIFYFKTGRAQKAFTLLQKATIQNSRDAIGLFYLARLQSEAKQYRQAIANMQKVEKLVPEDWEVHHHLGMILGESGDTFGGNLHLAYAGVYSMNLRKATSHAQKAKALAKTDAQEEEIKKLDAIIEERAKLKK; translated from the coding sequence ATGACACGACGCCTGCTCGCTCCATTGCCCGCTTTTTTTGCGGCTTTGCTTTTGATTTTTACTCCTTTGGGCGACGCCCACGCCAACTCACTGTTGGGCGATAAATTGACCCTGCGCGATGAAAACAAAATGGGGCGTGAATTCGATCAGGTAATCCGCAGCCAGATGGGCATGGTGGGCGATACGTATATCACGGATTTTGTCGCAGATGTCGTCGAACGCATTGTTGAAGGGAAGCGTCCTATGCCCTTCAAGGTCAAAAGTGCAGTCATTGCCAATCCTCTGATGAATGCCTTCGCTATTCCTGGCGGTTTCATCTATATTTTCACAGGGTTAATTCAAGAAGTGACGTCCGAATGCCAACTGGCCGGCGTTGTCTCGCACGAACTCGCACACGTATCCCAACGTCATGTGGTCCACCGCATCGAAAAACAGAAAAAAATCGGATTGCTTTCAACGGTTGGAGTCCTCACTGGACTTCTGCTCGGCATAGCTTCCGGTAGCGGTGACGGCGCAGCCGTTGGAACCGCTCTTGCCATGGGCAGTTCCGGAGCCGCCACACAAGCCATGCTCAACTACTCACGAGAAGATGAAAATGAAGCTGACCACGTAGGCCTCAATGCGTTAGTCAAAGCAGGGTATAATCCTCAAGGCATGCCACAGATGTTCGAAATCATGCAAAAAAACAGATGGTTTGACTCTGGTTCGCAAATGCCCGCCTACCTGTCTACTCACCCCGGAACAGCTGATCGTATCACCTATTTGAATGACCGCATTGCCAGAATGCCCAAAGAATTTTCTCAACGCACCGACGATAATACACGGTTGCACAGGGTTCAGGTTCTAGTTCGCGCCAAAATGTCACCAGCCAATACAGCCTTGGCCTATTGGAATGATAAAAAAGCCAGCGGATTGACTCCCATGGAACATGCCGGACGCGGTATTGCCCTTACTCGGCTAAAGAAAATGGACGAAGCCGAAAAGGCATACGAAATCGCGCTTGAACAAGACGGTAACGATCCGCTCATATCCCGGGAAGCAGGCATTTTCTATTTCAAGACAGGCCGTGCACAAAAGGCATTCACCCTGCTGCAAAAAGCGACTATCCAAAATTCAAGGGATGCCATAGGGCTGTTCTATCTCGCACGGCTCCAAAGCGAGGCCAAACAATATCGGCAAGCTATTGCCAATATGCAAAAGGTCGAAAAGCTGGTTCCTGAAGACTGGGAAGTTCATCATCATCTCGGAATGATCCTGGGTGAATCAGGGGATACTTTCGGCGGAAATCTACACCTTGCCTACGCTGGAGTTTATTCCATGAATCTTCGCAAAGCCACCTCACATGCACAAAAAGCCAAGGCTCTCGCCAAGACAGACGCACAAGAGGAAGAAATAAAAAAACTGGATGCAATAATTGAGGAACGGGCCAAGCTCAAGAAGTAG
- the rho gene encoding transcription termination factor Rho: MANTKPGNDGKGKGPAPKRSPRGRKAAPKSDNKKGGNGNGGSLNLTELKLKSMQDLTELSMEFGVENPSTMRKQELIFSLLQECASRDGQIFGEGVLEILPDGFGFLRSPMYSYMAGPDDIYVSPSQIRRFGLRKGDVVSGQIRPPKEGERYFALLRVSEIGFEDPKHSKNLVLFDNLTPLYPEEQLKLENGDKNYSARIIDLLAPIGKGQRGVIVAPPRTGKTIMLQTIANSINANHPEVDLIVLLIDERPEEVTDMQRTVKAEVVSSTFDEPPQRHVQVADMVIEKAKRLVERKRDVVILLDSITRLGRAYNAVTPSSGRVLSGGIDANALQRPKRFFGAARNIEEGGSLTIISTALIDTGSRMDEVIFEEFKGTGNMELYLDRHLSDKRVYPAIDINRSGTRKEELLLEDDVLNRVWILRKLLSPMNSIDSMEFLRGKMKNTKNNRDFLDSMAR, encoded by the coding sequence ATGGCCAACACAAAACCTGGCAATGATGGCAAAGGCAAAGGTCCCGCCCCAAAAAGAAGCCCCCGAGGCAGAAAGGCCGCGCCCAAATCCGACAACAAAAAGGGCGGCAACGGTAACGGCGGTAGCCTAAACCTGACCGAGCTTAAGCTCAAATCCATGCAGGATTTAACCGAATTGTCCATGGAATTCGGCGTCGAGAATCCAAGCACTATGCGCAAGCAGGAATTGATATTCTCCCTGTTGCAGGAATGTGCTTCTCGAGACGGACAGATTTTTGGAGAAGGCGTCCTTGAAATTCTGCCTGACGGCTTCGGATTCCTCCGTTCACCCATGTATAGTTATATGGCTGGACCGGACGACATTTACGTTTCACCTTCCCAAATTCGCCGGTTTGGTCTTCGTAAAGGAGACGTGGTTTCCGGCCAGATCCGACCTCCCAAGGAAGGGGAACGATACTTTGCTTTGCTCCGCGTCTCCGAAATTGGATTTGAAGACCCAAAGCACTCCAAAAACCTCGTTCTCTTTGACAACCTGACCCCCCTCTATCCCGAAGAACAGCTCAAACTGGAAAACGGAGATAAAAATTATTCAGCCCGCATTATCGACCTGTTGGCTCCTATCGGAAAAGGCCAGCGCGGTGTCATCGTGGCCCCGCCCCGCACCGGTAAGACCATCATGCTCCAGACCATAGCTAATTCCATCAATGCCAACCATCCCGAAGTAGATCTCATTGTCCTGCTCATTGATGAAAGGCCCGAGGAAGTAACGGACATGCAACGGACGGTCAAAGCTGAAGTCGTTAGTTCCACCTTTGACGAACCGCCGCAGCGCCACGTTCAGGTTGCTGACATGGTTATCGAAAAAGCCAAACGTCTGGTTGAACGAAAACGCGACGTGGTTATCCTTCTTGATTCCATCACCCGTCTGGGCCGTGCATATAATGCTGTGACCCCTTCCAGTGGACGCGTTCTTTCAGGTGGTATCGACGCCAATGCTCTGCAACGCCCCAAACGTTTCTTTGGTGCAGCCCGCAACATTGAAGAAGGTGGCTCACTGACCATCATATCCACCGCACTCATCGACACCGGTTCCCGTATGGATGAAGTCATCTTTGAAGAATTCAAGGGCACCGGCAACATGGAATTATATCTTGACCGCCATCTCTCCGACAAACGCGTATACCCAGCCATCGATATCAACCGTTCCGGCACCCGCAAGGAAGAATTGCTGCTGGAAGATGATGTGCTCAACCGCGTCTGGATTCTCAGAAAACTTCTCTCCCCCATGAATTCCATCGACTCCATGGAGTTCCTGCGCGGCAAGATGAAGAACACCAAAAACAACCGTGACTTCCTGGATTCAATGGCAAGGTAA
- a CDS encoding CarD family transcriptional regulator, translating into MFKVNELVVYPSQGVGRVERIESQEIGGVKADFYIVRILSNNVTLMVPVANAENVGLRSVCCKRLGQEIFESLNDRTGFTGYTGQNWNRRYREYSEKLKSGDLADVAYVLKELFLIGRDKELSFGERRLLEQAMGLVSMELAYSLGRDQEDIKEDINEMFADVIAAQEKDD; encoded by the coding sequence GTGTTCAAGGTTAATGAATTGGTGGTGTACCCTTCTCAGGGAGTCGGACGCGTTGAGCGTATAGAATCTCAGGAGATCGGCGGCGTAAAGGCCGATTTTTACATAGTCCGCATCCTGAGCAACAACGTGACCCTCATGGTTCCCGTGGCTAATGCCGAGAATGTTGGGCTCAGATCCGTATGCTGTAAGCGTCTGGGGCAAGAAATTTTCGAATCCCTCAACGACCGAACTGGTTTTACCGGATACACGGGACAAAACTGGAACCGTCGCTACCGCGAATATTCCGAAAAACTGAAAAGCGGTGATCTGGCCGATGTGGCATATGTCCTCAAAGAGCTGTTTTTGATTGGCCGGGACAAAGAACTCTCTTTTGGAGAACGTCGTCTGTTGGAACAAGCCATGGGACTGGTGTCTATGGAACTGGCCTATTCTTTGGGTCGGGATCAAGAAGATATCAAAGAAGATATCAACGAAATGTTCGCCGATGTTATTGCAGCACAGGAAAAAGACGACTAA
- the pth gene encoding aminoacyl-tRNA hydrolase — protein MDYKSAIIGLGNPGPMYEKTRHNIGFMLVDHLLHLGADRKSMRLEQIDESGDYELWHAKFAGAYRLLAKPMTFMNLSGKAVSKICGRHGLSPENVLIVHDELDLPVGRMKLKKGGGNNGHNGLESVQERLGTSNFFRLRLGVGRPEDRYKPISDWVLEPFQKENVEYLPAIITHAAKGLDIFYRRGMGFATQHINSFSLKEE, from the coding sequence ATGGATTATAAAAGCGCAATCATCGGTTTGGGCAACCCCGGCCCAATGTACGAGAAAACCCGACACAACATCGGTTTTATGCTCGTAGATCATCTTTTGCACCTTGGGGCAGACCGCAAGTCCATGCGTCTGGAACAAATCGACGAATCCGGTGACTACGAATTGTGGCACGCCAAATTTGCCGGAGCGTATCGCCTGTTGGCCAAACCAATGACCTTCATGAACCTCAGCGGCAAAGCCGTATCCAAGATCTGTGGTCGACATGGTCTCTCTCCGGAAAACGTCCTTATCGTTCACGATGAACTTGACCTTCCCGTTGGACGAATGAAATTGAAAAAAGGCGGCGGCAACAATGGCCACAACGGATTGGAATCGGTTCAGGAAAGACTTGGTACTTCCAATTTTTTTCGTCTCCGACTCGGCGTAGGTCGCCCAGAAGACAGATACAAACCGATTAGCGACTGGGTTCTGGAGCCGTTCCAAAAAGAAAATGTTGAATATCTTCCAGCAATAATCACCCATGCAGCTAAAGGGTTAGACATATTCTACCGACGCGGTATGGGGTTTGCGACCCAACATATAAACTCTTTTTCTTTGAAGGAAGAGTAA
- a CDS encoding 50S ribosomal protein L25: MADLLKLNVQERTEMGKGPNRRLRTTGMVPGIYYDAKGANIPVKVAMVPLQKAYAALGSAQVFDLVLEKEGKTETIPSLLWRVRNEPVKGVPEHVDFFGVDLDNEIKVSVHFEIIGNSKGVKLGGVMELYRDSIEVVCKPLEIPSSIVIDITELDIMDSIHIENVEFPEGVAPVFDENYAVVAVQPAREEEEETDGDEDEAIVTEVVGEEDSE, from the coding sequence ATGGCTGACCTGCTGAAACTTAATGTTCAGGAACGCACAGAAATGGGCAAGGGCCCTAACCGCCGCCTCCGTACCACTGGTATGGTTCCCGGCATTTACTACGATGCCAAGGGTGCAAACATCCCCGTCAAAGTAGCAATGGTCCCCTTGCAGAAAGCATATGCCGCTCTGGGTAGCGCACAGGTCTTCGATCTGGTTCTGGAAAAAGAAGGCAAGACTGAAACCATTCCTTCTCTGTTGTGGCGCGTCCGCAACGAGCCGGTTAAAGGTGTTCCCGAGCACGTAGATTTCTTCGGCGTGGATCTGGACAACGAAATCAAGGTTTCCGTCCACTTCGAAATCATTGGAAACTCCAAGGGCGTCAAGCTCGGCGGTGTTATGGAGCTTTACCGCGACTCCATCGAAGTTGTGTGTAAACCTCTTGAAATCCCCAGTTCCATTGTCATTGATATCACTGAATTGGACATCATGGACTCCATCCACATCGAGAACGTGGAATTCCCCGAAGGCGTCGCTCCGGTATTTGATGAAAACTACGCCGTTGTTGCAGTCCAGCCTGCACGCGAGGAAGAAGAAGAGACTGATGGCGACGAAGACGAAGCCATTGTCACCGAAGTCGTCGGCGAGGAAGACTCCGAATAA
- a CDS encoding ribose-phosphate pyrophosphokinase, whose translation MHGELKIISGSASPKLADAICEHLGTKASPVLRERFSDGEIRIEIGENVRGDDVFVVQPTCSPVNFHLMELCLMLDALKRASASRVTAVVPYFGYARQDRKVVPRAPISAKMVADLLSTAGMQRLVTIDLHAGQIQGFFNCPVDNLFAAPALLEHLRERNDEDFVIISPDAGGVERARAYAKRLGASLAIVDKRRDAPNQAKAMHIIGDVKDKVAVVIDDMIDTAGTMCAAANVIMENGARDVLACATHPVLSGPAIKRLEDSAFSEVVVTDTIPLNEEARSCGKIKQRSVASLLAKAINNVHTESSVSVLFV comes from the coding sequence ATGCACGGTGAACTGAAGATCATCAGTGGGTCCGCAAGTCCGAAACTGGCCGACGCAATCTGTGAACATTTGGGAACCAAGGCTTCCCCGGTTCTGCGTGAGCGTTTTTCAGACGGAGAAATCCGTATCGAAATCGGTGAGAACGTCCGCGGCGACGATGTGTTCGTAGTCCAACCCACCTGTTCCCCTGTCAACTTTCACCTTATGGAACTCTGCCTTATGCTGGACGCACTCAAGCGCGCCAGCGCATCCCGCGTCACAGCAGTGGTGCCGTACTTTGGATACGCTCGTCAGGACCGCAAGGTCGTGCCCCGCGCACCTATTTCCGCCAAAATGGTTGCTGACCTGCTTTCCACAGCAGGCATGCAACGCTTGGTAACCATTGACCTGCACGCCGGTCAGATTCAGGGCTTCTTCAACTGTCCGGTAGACAACCTGTTTGCCGCTCCTGCCCTGCTGGAACACCTGCGGGAACGCAATGATGAAGACTTTGTCATTATTTCCCCCGATGCCGGTGGCGTAGAACGTGCCCGAGCCTATGCCAAACGCCTTGGCGCATCTCTGGCCATCGTGGACAAACGCCGCGATGCTCCGAACCAGGCCAAGGCTATGCACATCATCGGTGATGTGAAAGACAAGGTCGCTGTGGTCATCGACGACATGATCGATACCGCAGGCACTATGTGTGCTGCGGCCAACGTTATCATGGAAAACGGTGCCAGAGACGTTTTGGCCTGTGCCACACACCCTGTTTTGTCCGGTCCAGCTATCAAACGACTGGAAGACTCCGCATTTTCCGAGGTGGTCGTCACCGACACCATCCCTCTCAACGAAGAAGCCCGAAGCTGTGGCAAGATCAAACAGCGCTCCGTAGCTTCTCTGTTGGCAAAAGCTATTAATAATGTACACACAGAATCGTCTGTGTCCGTACTCTTCGTATAA
- the ispE gene encoding 4-(cytidine 5'-diphospho)-2-C-methyl-D-erythritol kinase, translating to MNPATLVAPAKINLHLEIKGLREDGYHELRTLFFPVDMPCDLIKIEPGHDEHFYIRCPEKPELETTSNLMYMAWKRFGETTGFQPGIFVTLTKRIPMGGGLGGGSSNAAAMLTWLNAEAGDKALSQEAMLSLAASLGADVPFFLMDGPAWATGIGEVLEPAMVTLSEMTLLIACPDIKVSTPWAFSAWDKKNNSTKVHQSLTTRESGTKTPSPVSPREMTNDFEPVVFEKHPRLQEIKEKIINSGAEAAAMSGSGASLFGIFADRDSAKKAAKALEEDGIEIFMMDCR from the coding sequence TTGAATCCTGCCACCCTCGTAGCTCCAGCCAAAATCAACCTGCATCTGGAAATCAAAGGACTGCGTGAAGACGGTTATCACGAACTACGCACCCTCTTCTTTCCTGTAGACATGCCGTGTGATCTCATCAAGATTGAACCAGGTCATGACGAACATTTTTACATCCGCTGCCCGGAAAAGCCGGAACTCGAAACGACCTCTAATCTCATGTATATGGCATGGAAACGATTCGGTGAAACCACTGGATTTCAGCCCGGTATTTTCGTCACCCTGACAAAACGCATCCCCATGGGTGGCGGACTTGGTGGTGGTAGTTCCAATGCCGCTGCCATGCTCACATGGCTCAATGCCGAAGCCGGGGACAAGGCATTATCACAGGAGGCCATGCTCTCATTGGCTGCCTCACTGGGAGCAGATGTCCCCTTCTTTCTTATGGATGGTCCGGCCTGGGCTACAGGTATCGGAGAAGTGCTTGAACCGGCCATGGTTACACTGTCAGAAATGACACTCCTCATAGCGTGCCCCGACATTAAAGTTTCCACTCCATGGGCATTCTCGGCTTGGGATAAAAAAAACAACTCCACAAAGGTTCACCAATCCTTGACAACCCGAGAATCTGGTACTAAGACTCCATCTCCCGTTTCGCCCAGAGAAATGACAAATGACTTTGAACCCGTTGTCTTTGAAAAACATCCGAGACTTCAGGAAATAAAGGAAAAAATCATTAACTCCGGGGCAGAAGCAGCCGCCATGAGCGGGTCGGGAGCTTCTCTGTTCGGTATTTTTGCAGACAGGGATTCAGCAAAAAAAGCTGCAAAGGCTCTCGAAGAAGACGGAATTGAAATTTTCATGATGGATTGTCGATAG
- a CDS encoding Do family serine endopeptidase has translation MIRKFKTLTFAFAFMMAVPLIAQANGLPVFTELAAKAGKAVVFISTEKTAAPGHGQQFRQQVPEGHPFREFFDRFDQFFGQQQGQPRKQLGQGSGFVITSDGLIVTNNHVIEGADKVTVRFQDNKKIYEAEVVGADRETDLAVIKIKADNALPTLQLGDSDAIQVGEWVLAIGNPFGLDNTVTAGIISAKHRIIGAGPFDNFLQTDASINPGNSGGPLLNMRGQVIGINTAINAAADNIGFAIPSTQAEKIIRQLQQGKTVQRGWLGVTIQRVGETQAKALGLSEPTGALIASVGKKSPADKGGVKQGDVILEVNGKKVEDNNDLLKQIAGLAPGDKARLGLWRNGKKVTKTVTLGQRNDKSLAAMTPKGQGPSKTAEVLGMQLKSVTDQEAQALGLEKTQGLVVVTVDRNTAAGEEGIRQGDVIIQANQKDVNTVAELKSVIKRDKKRGAVMLLIKRQGQNSFVALPLDK, from the coding sequence ATGATTCGCAAATTCAAAACACTCACTTTCGCTTTTGCCTTTATGATGGCTGTGCCGCTTATTGCACAAGCCAACGGACTACCCGTATTCACGGAACTGGCCGCCAAGGCGGGCAAGGCTGTTGTTTTCATTTCAACAGAAAAAACTGCCGCGCCCGGCCACGGACAGCAATTCCGCCAGCAGGTCCCGGAAGGACATCCGTTCCGCGAATTTTTCGACCGGTTCGACCAGTTCTTTGGCCAGCAGCAGGGGCAACCCCGCAAACAATTAGGACAGGGCTCCGGCTTCGTCATCACCAGCGACGGTCTGATTGTAACCAACAATCATGTCATTGAAGGTGCCGACAAAGTGACTGTCCGTTTTCAGGACAATAAAAAAATATATGAAGCCGAAGTCGTTGGTGCAGACCGCGAAACCGATTTGGCCGTCATCAAAATCAAGGCAGACAATGCGTTGCCCACTCTACAACTGGGTGACTCCGACGCCATTCAGGTTGGAGAATGGGTACTGGCCATTGGCAATCCCTTTGGTCTGGACAACACTGTCACGGCTGGCATTATTTCAGCCAAGCACCGTATCATCGGAGCGGGTCCATTTGACAATTTTCTTCAGACCGATGCATCCATCAACCCCGGCAACTCCGGCGGACCACTGCTCAATATGCGCGGTCAGGTCATTGGTATCAACACAGCCATCAACGCCGCTGCTGACAATATCGGCTTTGCCATCCCCAGCACTCAGGCGGAAAAAATCATCCGCCAACTCCAACAAGGCAAGACCGTTCAACGTGGTTGGCTCGGTGTAACCATCCAGCGCGTGGGGGAAACCCAGGCCAAGGCTCTCGGCCTGTCCGAACCAACTGGCGCATTGATCGCCTCTGTGGGCAAGAAATCTCCGGCCGACAAGGGCGGGGTCAAGCAGGGCGATGTCATTCTTGAAGTCAACGGCAAAAAGGTCGAAGACAATAACGATCTTCTCAAACAGATTGCAGGTCTGGCTCCCGGCGACAAGGCTCGTCTCGGTCTATGGCGAAATGGTAAAAAGGTGACCAAAACAGTCACGTTGGGCCAACGCAATGACAAATCTCTGGCCGCCATGACTCCCAAGGGACAAGGACCGTCCAAGACAGCCGAGGTTCTCGGAATGCAGCTGAAATCCGTCACCGATCAGGAAGCACAAGCTCTCGGGCTTGAAAAAACTCAGGGGCTGGTTGTGGTCACGGTTGACCGGAACACAGCTGCCGGAGAGGAAGGTATCCGTCAGGGCGACGTCATCATTCAGGCCAACCAGAAAGATGTAAATACTGTGGCAGAACTGAAAAGCGTCATCAAACGAGACAAGAAACGTGGCGCAGTCATGCTCCTCATCAAACGACAGGGCCAGAACAGTTTCGTGGCTCTACCGCTCGACAAATAA
- a CDS encoding alpha/beta hydrolase, whose translation MGRILNKNSASVLCMMVTVFLMVGCSSSIKGEAINLMPAPAIYSEFVNPFEKDIRPPSTIYYATNRAPAVEGELAYSSLRGGVLRFGAASIKMGEGEFSWEEAKRISLLKNRTDKYPLKVQSVNEYGILGSSLNRFVAKDFNEVGVEATGKEFARHIDDKLSRSKRKDVFVYVHGYKVDFDNPILVTAELWHFLGYDGAFVAYSWPSTPRTLAYLSDLETAELSSYQFRAFLEFLAQNTDAERIHIVGYSAGTRVVDKALFQLTLANKLAPKEALKELKLGHVMLIGSDMDGAIFAANIREGMLDIVEDLSVYVSDSDSAVAVAEWLFDWGRLGQVSREMSAPVKSFLEANPKLRVIDVTGAADADAGNGHGYFRDSPWVSSDILMTLMYDLPPEERGLARDVDMPIWEFPEDYQKRLLEKLQMKLQAQ comes from the coding sequence ATGGGTAGAATTTTGAACAAGAACAGTGCGTCAGTTTTATGTATGATGGTTACTGTCTTTTTAATGGTTGGTTGCTCCTCTTCTATCAAGGGTGAAGCCATTAATCTTATGCCTGCTCCTGCCATTTATTCCGAGTTTGTTAATCCTTTTGAAAAAGATATTCGTCCACCCAGTACTATTTATTATGCTACCAACCGTGCTCCTGCCGTCGAAGGAGAGCTTGCCTACAGTTCGCTTCGAGGAGGCGTTCTTCGGTTTGGTGCCGCCAGTATCAAGATGGGAGAGGGGGAGTTTAGTTGGGAAGAAGCAAAACGTATTTCCTTACTCAAAAATCGGACGGACAAATATCCTCTCAAGGTGCAAAGTGTTAATGAATACGGGATACTTGGATCGAGCCTGAACAGGTTTGTTGCAAAGGATTTTAATGAGGTCGGGGTAGAGGCGACCGGCAAGGAGTTTGCTCGGCATATTGATGACAAATTGAGTCGATCAAAACGAAAAGATGTCTTTGTGTATGTCCATGGATACAAAGTCGACTTTGATAATCCGATTCTGGTTACAGCTGAGTTATGGCATTTTCTGGGATACGATGGTGCTTTCGTAGCTTATTCATGGCCTTCCACGCCGAGAACTCTGGCATATTTGTCAGATCTTGAGACCGCGGAACTTTCATCATATCAGTTCCGGGCTTTTCTGGAATTTCTCGCACAAAATACGGACGCTGAACGAATTCATATTGTTGGCTACAGTGCCGGGACTCGAGTTGTGGACAAGGCTCTTTTTCAGTTGACCCTTGCCAACAAGCTTGCCCCAAAGGAAGCATTAAAGGAGTTAAAGCTCGGTCATGTGATGCTTATCGGTAGCGATATGGATGGCGCCATTTTTGCGGCGAATATTCGGGAAGGTATGCTTGATATTGTCGAAGATCTTTCTGTGTATGTATCAGATTCGGACAGTGCCGTGGCTGTGGCTGAATGGCTTTTTGATTGGGGAAGACTTGGGCAGGTTTCGCGTGAGATGTCTGCACCGGTGAAGAGTTTTCTTGAGGCCAATCCCAAGCTTCGAGTCATCGATGTGACAGGGGCAGCAGATGCAGACGCCGGGAATGGGCATGGATATTTTCGTGATAGCCCGTGGGTCAGCAGTGATATACTGATGACCTTGATGTATGATCTACCGCCAGAAGAAAGAGGGTTGGCCAGGGATGTCGATATGCCCATATGGGAATTCCCAGAGGATTATCAAAAGCGGCTTCTGGAAAAATTGCAAATGAAATTGCAGGCTCAGTAA
- a CDS encoding nucleoside deaminase — MTQNSFSDLSFSLDMPQWAVSALESLPTHMPTPEERMAAVIEFSRQNFLRNTGGPFAAGVFERDSGRLVVIGVNRVMPYNCSSAHAEIMALSLAQKMLGTYDLGAEGLPAHELVVNWRPCAMCFGAVIWSGVRSLVIAGSGPELEEITGFDEGPVSENWRAELDRRGISLTNNVLRDKAIAAYREFAASQNTVYNARQGD; from the coding sequence ATGACACAGAATTCTTTTTCCGATCTTTCTTTTTCTCTTGATATGCCTCAGTGGGCCGTTTCAGCCCTTGAATCATTACCAACGCATATGCCGACGCCGGAAGAGCGTATGGCTGCGGTTATTGAGTTCTCTCGGCAAAATTTTCTGCGAAATACTGGTGGCCCATTTGCTGCTGGAGTGTTTGAACGTGACTCTGGACGGTTAGTCGTCATCGGGGTGAACCGTGTCATGCCGTATAATTGTTCATCAGCGCATGCCGAGATAATGGCCTTATCCTTGGCTCAGAAGATGCTCGGGACCTATGACCTTGGCGCTGAAGGGCTTCCAGCCCATGAATTGGTGGTCAATTGGCGGCCATGTGCCATGTGCTTCGGGGCTGTGATATGGTCCGGGGTACGTTCTTTGGTCATTGCCGGGTCCGGGCCGGAGTTGGAAGAGATTACCGGGTTCGACGAAGGTCCGGTCAGTGAAAATTGGCGGGCTGAGTTGGATCGACGCGGGATTTCTCTTACGAATAATGTCCTGCGGGATAAAGCCATTGCAGCCTATCGTGAATTCGCGGCCTCGCAGAACACTGTCTACAACGCACGGCAGGGAGATTAA